A stretch of Camelina sativa cultivar DH55 chromosome 18, Cs, whole genome shotgun sequence DNA encodes these proteins:
- the LOC104762054 gene encoding PGR5-like protein 1B, chloroplastic produces MAGTCTSIRPRLIGSSSIVELSRLINRAGVPFSVRISTRTRGHGGGLTAPTSREEGPSCIFVGPIDSARKETLEALYRQAKDAYYNGKPLIVDDMFDRVELKLRWYGSKSVVKYPRCSLLRQSTYADAEDDASQVLLLATIWILIFLFGSSACVLPTFYGLGLVYGGDPFDSGLVYSGQLPSSVPLLSKLNGILLILLGPALGYPIASSAVRVLKGLWRNDLTALRGDCPNCGEEVFAFVRSDQSNRSAHKADCHVCECTLEFRTKVEKSASPLGRKWVYGRIYLVSRPRRDRRSKFT; encoded by the exons ATGGCGGGGACTTGCACTTCGATTAGGCCTCGGCTCATTGGTTCTTCTTCGATTGTTGAGCTTTCCAGGTTGATTAATCGAGCTGGTGTTCCTTTCTCTGTTCGGATCTCTACTAGAACTCGTGGCCACGGTGGTGGTTTAACCGCACCTACCTCTCGTGAGGAAGGTCCTTCTTGTATCTTCGTTGGTCCGATTGATTCAGCTCGCAAAGAAACGCTTGAAGCTCTTTATCGCCAA GCTAAGGATGCGTACTACAATGGCAAGCCTTTGATAGTTGATGACATGTTTGACCGAGTAGAG CTAAAGTTGCGGTGGTATGGTTCGAAATCTGTTGTCAAGTACCCTCGGTGCAGCCTCTTGCGGCAGTCAACATATGCTGATGCAGAG GATGATGCATCACAAGTTCTGCTGTTAGCTACCATATGGatcttgattttcttatttGGTAGCTCGGCTTGCGTTTTACCCACGTTCTATGGCCTCGGCCTAGTCTATGGAGGAGATCCGTTTGACTCAGGGCTTGTCTATAGCGGCCAGTTGCCATCTTCTGTGCCTCTTTTGTCAAAGTTGAACGGCATCCTTCTCATTCTGCTAGGACCTGCTCTTGGATATCCGATTGCTTCTTCTGCAG TAAGGGTACTTAAAGGGTTATGGAGAAATGACTTAACGGCTCTAAGAGGAGACTGCCCAAATTGTGGGGAAGAG GTCTTTGCATTCGTGAGATCCGATCAATCAAACCGATCAGCTCACAAAGCCGACTGTCATGTTTGTGAGTGCACCCTGGAGTTCCGTACTAAAGTGGAG AAATCTGCATCACCATTGGGTAGAAAATGGGTTTACGGCAGGATATACCTTGTTTCACGGCCAAGGAGAGATCGGCGttcaaaatttacataa